In the Helianthus annuus cultivar XRQ/B chromosome 11, HanXRQr2.0-SUNRISE, whole genome shotgun sequence genome, one interval contains:
- the LOC110888060 gene encoding probable serine/threonine-protein kinase PBL26: protein MGRYHPQEESLIFFMDTFLQQFQDLKIQLEDITSATDNFNDDKCIGGGGFGKVYKGEVSHSKGRITVAFERLDPRHGQGIPEFLKEITTLSGYHHENLISLSLLGFCYQGDEMILGLRYLHDPRGTHQRLIHCDVKSANILLNAQWNGKLADFGLSIMGPANEKQSIIVTMAAGTIGYCDPQSWAMLTESWREYRTGIVEDVGRVEMAQR, encoded by the exons atgggtagataccatccacaagaagaAAGCCTCATCTTCTTTATGGATACATTCTTGCAGCAGTTTCAAGACCTTAAAATCCAACTTGAAGATATAACATCAGCCACCGACAACTTCAACGATGATAAATGTATTGGAGGTGGTGGTTTTGGGAAAGTTTATAAAGGAGAAGTGTCTCACTCTAAGGGACGAATAACGGTTGCTTTCGAGCGTCTGGATCCTAGGCATGGACAAGGAATACCCGAGTTCTTGAAAGAGATCACAACGCTTTCCGGTTACCACCATGaaaatctcatctctctctctcttctgggattttgttaccaagggGATGAGATGATCTTG GGGCTAAGGTACCTTCATGATCCAAGGGGGACACACCAAAGACTTATCCACTGTGATGTAAAAAGCGCCAACATCCTACTCAATGCGCAATGGAATGGTAAACTTGCTGATTTTGGGCTATCAATAATGGGCCCCGCAAACGAGAAGCAATCAATTATTGTCACCATGGCAGCAGGTACCATTGGATACTGTGATCCGCA GTCATGGGCAATGTTGACTGAGTCATGGCGAGAATATCGGACTGGAATCGTTGAAGATGTTGGACGTGTGGAAATGGCTCAACGTTAA